In one window of Gorilla gorilla gorilla isolate KB3781 chromosome 2, NHGRI_mGorGor1-v2.1_pri, whole genome shotgun sequence DNA:
- the LOC101146023 gene encoding nmrA-like family domain-containing protein 1 isoform X1 gives MASKKVITVFGATGAQGGSVARAILESKKFAVRAVTRDVTRPNALELQRLGAEVVKGDLNDKASVDSALKGVYGAFLVTNFWDPLNQDKEVCQGKLVADSAKHLGLKHVVYSGLENVKRLTDGKLEVPHFDSKGEVEEYFWSIGIPMTSVRVAAYFENFLAAWRPVKASDGDYYTLAIPMGDVPMDGISVADIGAAVCSIFNSPEEFLGKAVGLSAEALTIQQYADVLSKVLGKEVRDAKITPEAFEKLGFPAAKEIANMCRFYEMKPDRDVKLTHQLNPKVKSFSQFISENQGAFKGM, from the exons ATGGCCAGCAAGAAAGTAATTACAGTGTTTGGAGCCACAG GAGCTCAAGGTGGCTCTGTGGCCAGGGCAATTTTGGAGAGCAAAAAATTTGCAGTGAGAGCAGTGACCAGGGATGTGACTCGACCAAATGCCCTGGAGCTCCAGCGCCTTGGAGCTGAGGTAGTCAAAGGTGACCTGAATGATAAAGCATCGGTGGACAGTGCCTTAAAAGGTGTCTATGGGGCCTTCTTGGTGACCAACTTCTGGGACCCTCTCAACCAAGATAAGGAAGTGTGTCAG GGGAAGCTGGTGGCAGACTCCGCCAAGCACCTGGGTCTGAAGCACGTGGTGTACAGCGGCCTGGAGAACGTCAAGCGACTGACGGATGGCAAGCTGGAGGTGCCGCACTTTGACAGCAAGGGCGAGGTGGAGGAGTACTTCTGGTCCATTGGCATCCCCATGACCAGTGTCCGCGTGGCGGCCTACTTTGAAAACTTTCTCGCGGCGTGGCGGCCCGTGAAAGCCTCTGATGGAGATTACTACACCTTGG ctaTACCGATGGGAGATGTACCAATGGATGGTATCTCTGTTGCTGATATTGGAGCAGCCGTCTGTAGCATTTTTAATTCTCCAGAGGAATTTTTAGGCAAGGCCGTGGGGCTCAGTGCAGAAGCACTAACAATACAGCAATATGCTGATGTTTTGTCCAAGGTTTTGGGGAAAGAAGTCCGAGATGCAAAG ATTACCCCGGAAGCTTTCGAGAAGCTGGGATTCCCTGCAGCGAAGGAAATAGCCAATATGTGTCGTTTCTATGAAATGAAGCCAGACCGAGACGTCAAGCTCACCCACCAACTAAATCCCAAAGTCAAAAGCTTCAGCCAGTTTATCTCAGAGAACCAGGGAGCCTTCAAGGGCATGTAG
- the LOC101146023 gene encoding nmrA-like family domain-containing protein 1 isoform X2 has protein sequence MASKKVITVFGATGAQGGSVARAILESKKFAVRAVTRDVTRPNALELQRLGAEVVKGDLNDKASVDSALKGVYGAFLVTNFWDPLNQDKEVCQGKLVADSAKHLGLKHVVYSGLENVKRLTDGKLEVPHFDSKGEVEEYFWSIGIPMTSVRVAAYFENFLAAWRPVKASDGDYYTLAIPMGDVPMDGISVADIGAAVCSIFNSPEEFLGKAVGLSAEALTIQQYADVLSKVLGKEVRDAKTICAVDDQKTVEEGFMEDVGLSWSLRKHDRV, from the exons ATGGCCAGCAAGAAAGTAATTACAGTGTTTGGAGCCACAG GAGCTCAAGGTGGCTCTGTGGCCAGGGCAATTTTGGAGAGCAAAAAATTTGCAGTGAGAGCAGTGACCAGGGATGTGACTCGACCAAATGCCCTGGAGCTCCAGCGCCTTGGAGCTGAGGTAGTCAAAGGTGACCTGAATGATAAAGCATCGGTGGACAGTGCCTTAAAAGGTGTCTATGGGGCCTTCTTGGTGACCAACTTCTGGGACCCTCTCAACCAAGATAAGGAAGTGTGTCAG GGGAAGCTGGTGGCAGACTCCGCCAAGCACCTGGGTCTGAAGCACGTGGTGTACAGCGGCCTGGAGAACGTCAAGCGACTGACGGATGGCAAGCTGGAGGTGCCGCACTTTGACAGCAAGGGCGAGGTGGAGGAGTACTTCTGGTCCATTGGCATCCCCATGACCAGTGTCCGCGTGGCGGCCTACTTTGAAAACTTTCTCGCGGCGTGGCGGCCCGTGAAAGCCTCTGATGGAGATTACTACACCTTGG ctaTACCGATGGGAGATGTACCAATGGATGGTATCTCTGTTGCTGATATTGGAGCAGCCGTCTGTAGCATTTTTAATTCTCCAGAGGAATTTTTAGGCAAGGCCGTGGGGCTCAGTGCAGAAGCACTAACAATACAGCAATATGCTGATGTTTTGTCCAAGGTTTTGGGGAAAGAAGTCCGAGATGCAAAG ACTATCTGTGCTGTAGATGACCAGAAAACAGTGGAAGAAGGTTTCATGGAAGACGTGGGCTTGAGTTGGTCCTTGAGGAAACATGACCGTGTATAG